In Pseudonocardia sp. C8, one genomic interval encodes:
- a CDS encoding GNAT family N-acetyltransferase gives MSDVLTHAERPIPAQAVRALYRAPGWWPDRTDHQIGRALVGGGPAVGAWHDDELVGFARAVSDGVLRAYVEDVVVTPRLRGAGIGTALVHRLLEQLADIPTVTLFCPRSLAPFYGRLGFRATGQAVMHLSR, from the coding sequence ATGTCCGACGTCCTGACACACGCAGAGCGTCCGATACCGGCGCAGGCCGTCCGTGCCCTGTACCGCGCCCCGGGCTGGTGGCCGGACCGGACGGACCATCAGATCGGCCGCGCACTCGTCGGCGGGGGACCGGCCGTCGGTGCATGGCACGACGACGAGCTGGTGGGTTTCGCGCGGGCGGTGAGCGACGGCGTGCTGCGCGCGTACGTCGAGGACGTCGTGGTCACGCCCCGGCTGCGGGGAGCCGGGATCGGGACTGCGCTCGTCCACCGCCTGCTCGAACAGTTGGCGGACATCCCCACGGTGACGCTCTTCTGTCCCCGCAGCCTTGCGCCGTTCTACGGGCGCTTGGGGTTCCGGGCGACCGGCCAGGCCGTGATGCATCTGTCGCGATGA
- a CDS encoding HNH endonuclease signature motif containing protein: MDPDGYLLLAGPLRRRPRTRAPNDRNGPKPPGAPQTPRTPGAPGTPPPVRGGVVELHISLDELDRYAADPQLAGWHPLLAEIARAWADRDTRRARLDADPTARFARGPLATHVQVRDRTCVGPGCTRPARRSELDHTTDHDHGGPTVPANIGPCCGRHHADKDRGWTLTQPEPGRFCWRSPLGRTYRTRGEPVRPDLPDPDPDAEPREEPGEQSAAETDRDLRKHDTPLLRRPATDPPLPPPPQPKPKPKPDDEPPPF, encoded by the coding sequence GTGGACCCGGACGGCTACCTGCTGCTGGCCGGGCCGTTGCGCCGCCGCCCCCGCACCCGCGCCCCGAACGACCGGAACGGCCCGAAACCACCGGGCGCGCCGCAGACACCGAGGACGCCAGGTGCACCGGGCACACCGCCGCCGGTGCGCGGCGGAGTCGTCGAGCTCCACATCAGCCTCGACGAGCTCGACCGCTACGCCGCCGACCCCCAGCTGGCCGGCTGGCACCCGCTGCTGGCCGAGATCGCCCGCGCCTGGGCCGACCGCGACACCCGGCGCGCCCGGCTCGACGCCGACCCCACCGCCCGGTTCGCCCGCGGACCCCTGGCCACCCACGTCCAGGTCCGGGACCGCACCTGTGTCGGCCCCGGCTGCACCCGCCCGGCACGACGCTCCGAACTCGACCACACCACCGACCACGACCACGGCGGACCCACCGTGCCGGCCAACATCGGACCCTGCTGCGGGCGCCACCACGCCGACAAGGACCGCGGCTGGACCCTGACCCAACCCGAACCCGGCCGGTTCTGCTGGAGGAGCCCGTTGGGGCGCACCTACCGCACCCGCGGCGAACCCGTCCGCCCCGACCTGCCCGACCCCGACCCTGACGCGGAGCCGCGCGAGGAGCCGGGCGAGCAGAGCGCCGCCGAGACCGACCGGGACCTGCGGAAGCACGACACACCGCTGCTGCGGCGCCCGGCGACGGACCCGCCCCTGCCACCACCGCCACAGCCGAAACCGAAACCGAAACCGGACGACGAGCCACCGCCGTTCTGA
- a CDS encoding DUF2127 domain-containing protein, with translation MSITRVTNRAAAPRRRERLFRIALLVKGVDGAAELITAGVLLAVSGAAVHRLVAVVLARDLLGPPDGTLARHLVAGTDEFASGNRTFAVVYLAVHGLIKLVLVLALLRHWRPAYPVATVALGVFVGYELTHAAYTGSVLLLFLAALDIAVIVLVALEYRALRRDPTTT, from the coding sequence GTGAGCATCACCCGCGTGACGAACCGGGCCGCCGCGCCGCGCCGCAGGGAGCGGCTGTTCAGGATCGCGCTGCTGGTCAAGGGCGTCGACGGGGCCGCGGAACTGATCACCGCCGGCGTGCTGCTGGCGGTCTCCGGGGCGGCCGTGCACCGGCTGGTGGCCGTCGTGCTCGCCCGCGACCTGCTCGGTCCACCGGACGGAACCCTGGCCCGCCACCTCGTGGCCGGGACCGACGAGTTCGCCTCCGGGAACCGGACGTTCGCCGTCGTGTACCTCGCGGTGCACGGCCTCATCAAGCTCGTGCTCGTACTCGCGCTGCTGCGCCACTGGCGGCCGGCGTACCCGGTGGCGACGGTCGCGCTGGGCGTGTTCGTCGGCTACGAGCTCACCCACGCCGCGTACACCGGATCGGTCCTACTGCTGTTCCTGGCCGCGCTGGACATCGCGGTCATCGTGCTGGTCGCCCTCGAGTACCGGGCCCTCCGACGGGACCCGACCACGACGTGA
- a CDS encoding CoA transferase yields MDHSPLGDEPAPGPLDGVLVADFSRVLAGPYATMMLADLGATVIKVEGPGGDDTRTWKPPAVHDPDHGDIATYYLSINRNKRSVVLDLTDAEDLELARRLAHRADVLVENMKPGGMARFGLDHAAVARDNPSVVYCSISGFGSRGGAHLPGYDLLVQAVSGLMSLTGEADGPPYRAGVAVFDVLTGLHAALAVCAALRHRERTGEGQLLETNLLSVAMSTLVNQTEAYVAAGAVPHRMGNEHPSVFPYQPMPTADGDLIVIAANDGQFRRLATVLGDPAMAEDPRFATMSDRIAHRTEIEERLRARLATRTAQEWYTAITEAGVPCGPINTVDRGVALAEELGLEPVVRAPDAAAVPTVRNPVTYSATPPSYRRSPPAMGADSGEIRAWLEK; encoded by the coding sequence GTGGATCACTCCCCGCTCGGTGACGAGCCCGCCCCCGGCCCCCTCGACGGCGTGCTGGTCGCCGACTTCTCGCGGGTCCTGGCCGGCCCGTACGCGACGATGATGCTGGCCGACCTCGGCGCGACCGTGATCAAGGTGGAGGGCCCCGGCGGCGACGACACCCGGACCTGGAAGCCGCCGGCCGTCCACGACCCCGACCACGGCGACATCGCGACCTACTACCTGTCGATCAACCGGAACAAGCGGTCGGTCGTGCTGGACCTGACCGACGCCGAGGATCTGGAGCTCGCCCGCCGGCTGGCCCACCGGGCGGACGTCCTCGTGGAGAACATGAAACCGGGCGGGATGGCGAGGTTCGGCCTCGACCACGCCGCCGTGGCCCGGGACAACCCGTCGGTCGTGTACTGCTCGATCTCCGGGTTCGGCAGCCGCGGCGGCGCCCACCTGCCCGGCTACGACCTGCTCGTCCAGGCGGTCTCCGGGCTGATGAGCCTCACCGGCGAGGCGGACGGGCCGCCGTACCGGGCGGGTGTGGCGGTGTTCGACGTCCTCACCGGACTGCACGCCGCACTGGCGGTGTGCGCGGCGCTGCGGCACCGCGAGCGGACCGGCGAGGGCCAGCTGCTGGAGACCAACCTGCTGTCGGTCGCGATGTCCACACTGGTCAACCAGACCGAGGCCTACGTCGCCGCGGGGGCCGTGCCGCACCGGATGGGCAACGAGCACCCCAGCGTGTTCCCCTACCAGCCGATGCCGACCGCGGACGGCGACCTGATCGTCATTGCGGCCAACGACGGCCAGTTCCGCCGGCTCGCGACCGTGCTCGGCGATCCGGCGATGGCCGAGGACCCCCGGTTCGCCACCATGTCCGACCGCATCGCCCACCGCACCGAGATCGAGGAACGGCTGCGCGCCCGGCTGGCGACCCGCACCGCGCAGGAGTGGTACACCGCGATCACCGAGGCCGGCGTCCCCTGCGGGCCGATCAACACCGTCGACCGGGGCGTCGCGCTGGCCGAGGAGCTGGGCCTGGAGCCGGTCGTCCGGGCCCCCGACGCGGCGGCGGTCCCGACGGTCCGCAACCCGGTCACGTACTCGGCGACCCCGCCGTCCTACCGGCGCTCGCCGCCCGCCATGGGCGCCGACTCCGGCGAGATCCGGGCCTGGCTCGAGAAATAG
- a CDS encoding DUF4188 domain-containing protein: MAQYTRTTNEPADGEIVVFLIGMRLNRPWRVDAWVPVFTAMPKMLAELSKDPGSGLLGHRLVLGAGGPMVIQYWRDRESLYAYANDTGRLHRPAWAAFNRRARRVPGAVGIWHETFVAGEFESIYGDMPPAGLAKALGVRQIDAATEGGRRRLATRRATA, translated from the coding sequence ATGGCGCAGTACACCCGGACGACCAACGAACCGGCCGACGGCGAGATCGTCGTCTTCCTGATCGGGATGCGTCTCAACCGGCCGTGGCGGGTCGACGCCTGGGTTCCGGTGTTCACCGCGATGCCGAAGATGCTGGCCGAGCTCTCGAAGGATCCCGGCTCCGGCCTGCTCGGCCACCGGCTGGTCCTCGGCGCCGGCGGACCGATGGTGATCCAGTACTGGCGCGACCGCGAGTCGCTCTACGCCTACGCGAACGACACCGGCCGGCTGCACCGCCCGGCGTGGGCCGCGTTCAACCGGCGGGCGCGCCGGGTGCCCGGGGCGGTCGGGATCTGGCACGAGACGTTCGTCGCGGGCGAGTTCGAGAGCATCTACGGCGACATGCCGCCCGCCGGGCTCGCGAAGGCGCTCGGGGTGCGGCAGATCGACGCGGCCACCGAGGGCGGACGGCGGCGCCTCGCCACCCGGCGCGCCACAGCCTGA
- a CDS encoding molybdopterin-dependent oxidoreductase: MTEIEKTHSAHWGVFRARFDGSRLRVRPHPGDPDPSPVLDNVPAAVAHPARVAAPAVRRGWWERGPGRDPARGRDGYRTVSWDALLDRLAEETHRVRTAHGDAAVYGGSYGWASAGRFHHAQGQLHRFLAVTGGYTRSVNTYSGGAAEVILPQVLGSFDAVTRYAVSWDQVAAHTDTVLAFGGMALKNSAIAAGGVSRHVERGAMRAARDRGAVFVLVSPLRPDLPEEVDATWLPIRPGTDVALMLGLMHTVVADGRHDADFLTSHCDGWEQLRSYLFADPVKDADWAAAVTGIDATVIRELAWRIAYGRTLITLAQSLQRAEHGEQPVWGGAALAAVLGQIGLPGGGFNYGLGSLGHYGRARTAVPVPTFSRAQNPVDSVIPVARVADMLLNPGGTYVYDGAERTYPHVRLAWWAGGNPFHHHQDLRRLRRAVAELDTFVVHDPMWTATARHADVVIPSTTTLERDDIGASSSDPLVVAMKQLVPRHGESRDDYDVLSELAHRLGHGEAFTEGRTAQEWLVHMYDRTRKALADRGLAAPDFEEFWARGELELPQRPDDGGVLARFRADPQAHPLPTPSGKVQVASATIAGHGLADHPGHPAWLEPTEAPDERHPFWLVANQPATRLHSQLDFGAHSAGAKRSGREVVRIHPDDADRIGVADGQVVRIHNDRGACLAAARLSEDIRPGVVQLPTGAWWDPRPDPERPGYGDDGLCVHGNPNAVTRDRGSSSLAQGCSGQLSAVAVSPFPHEPPVVAAHTAPPTA, from the coding sequence GTGACCGAGATCGAGAAGACCCACAGCGCGCACTGGGGTGTGTTCCGCGCCCGTTTCGACGGCAGCCGGCTCCGGGTCCGCCCGCACCCGGGTGATCCCGACCCGTCGCCGGTGCTGGACAACGTCCCGGCCGCGGTCGCGCACCCGGCCCGGGTGGCCGCCCCGGCGGTGCGGCGCGGCTGGTGGGAGCGCGGCCCGGGCCGGGACCCGGCCCGCGGCCGCGACGGCTACCGCACGGTGTCCTGGGACGCCCTGCTGGACCGGCTCGCCGAGGAGACCCACCGGGTCCGGACCGCCCACGGCGACGCGGCCGTCTACGGCGGGTCCTACGGGTGGGCCTCGGCCGGCCGGTTCCACCACGCGCAGGGCCAGCTGCACCGCTTCCTGGCCGTGACCGGGGGATACACGCGCTCGGTCAACACCTACTCCGGTGGCGCGGCCGAGGTGATCCTGCCGCAGGTGCTGGGCAGTTTCGACGCGGTCACCCGGTACGCGGTCAGCTGGGACCAGGTGGCCGCGCACACCGACACCGTGCTGGCGTTCGGCGGGATGGCGCTGAAGAACTCCGCGATCGCCGCCGGCGGGGTCAGCCGACACGTCGAGCGCGGTGCGATGCGGGCGGCGCGCGACCGCGGTGCGGTGTTCGTGCTGGTCAGCCCGCTGCGCCCGGACCTGCCGGAGGAGGTCGACGCCACCTGGCTGCCGATCCGCCCCGGCACCGACGTGGCGTTGATGCTCGGGCTGATGCACACCGTCGTCGCCGACGGCCGGCACGACGCCGACTTCCTCACCTCGCACTGCGACGGCTGGGAGCAGCTGCGCTCCTACCTGTTCGCCGACCCGGTGAAGGACGCCGACTGGGCGGCTGCCGTCACCGGCATCGACGCCACGGTGATCCGCGAGCTCGCCTGGCGGATCGCCTACGGCCGCACCCTGATCACCCTCGCGCAGTCCCTGCAGCGGGCCGAGCACGGCGAGCAGCCGGTGTGGGGCGGGGCCGCACTGGCCGCCGTCCTCGGCCAGATCGGGCTGCCCGGCGGGGGATTCAACTACGGCCTCGGCTCGCTCGGGCACTACGGCCGGGCCCGCACCGCGGTGCCGGTGCCGACGTTCTCCCGGGCGCAGAACCCGGTCGACTCCGTCATCCCGGTGGCCCGGGTCGCGGACATGCTGCTGAACCCGGGCGGGACCTACGTCTACGACGGGGCCGAGCGCACCTACCCGCACGTGCGGCTGGCCTGGTGGGCCGGCGGCAACCCCTTCCACCACCACCAGGACCTGCGCAGGCTGCGTCGGGCGGTGGCCGAACTGGACACCTTCGTCGTGCACGATCCGATGTGGACGGCGACGGCGCGGCACGCCGACGTCGTCATCCCGTCGACGACCACTCTGGAACGGGACGACATCGGCGCGTCCAGTTCGGACCCGCTCGTGGTCGCGATGAAGCAGCTGGTGCCGCGGCACGGCGAGTCGCGCGACGACTACGACGTCCTGTCCGAGCTGGCCCACCGGCTCGGGCACGGGGAGGCGTTCACCGAGGGCCGCACGGCGCAGGAGTGGCTCGTCCACATGTACGACCGCACCCGCAAGGCGCTCGCCGACCGCGGCCTGGCCGCCCCCGACTTCGAGGAGTTCTGGGCGCGCGGCGAGCTGGAGCTGCCCCAGCGCCCCGACGACGGCGGCGTACTCGCCCGGTTCCGCGCCGACCCGCAGGCGCACCCGCTGCCGACCCCGTCCGGCAAGGTCCAGGTGGCCTCGGCGACGATCGCGGGCCACGGTCTCGCCGACCACCCCGGCCACCCGGCCTGGCTGGAGCCCACCGAGGCCCCCGACGAGCGGCACCCGTTCTGGCTGGTCGCCAACCAGCCGGCGACCCGGCTGCACTCGCAGCTGGACTTCGGGGCGCACTCGGCCGGGGCGAAACGCTCCGGTCGCGAGGTCGTCCGGATCCACCCGGACGACGCCGACCGGATCGGCGTGGCCGACGGCCAGGTCGTCCGGATCCACAACGACCGCGGGGCCTGCCTGGCCGCGGCCCGGCTGTCCGAGGACATCCGCCCGGGCGTGGTGCAGCTGCCCACCGGGGCCTGGTGGGACCCGCGCCCGGACCCGGAACGACCCGGGTACGGCGACGACGGGCTCTGCGTGCACGGCAACCCGAACGCCGTCACCCGCGACCGCGGGTCGTCCTCGCTGGCGCAGGGGTGCAGCGGGCAGCTCAGCGCGGTCGCGGTCTCGCCGTTCCCGCACGAGCCGCCGGTGGTGGCGGCGCACACGGCACCGCCCACGGCCTGA
- a CDS encoding DinB family protein, which translates to MTTSAELLEDHFGRVDELVHDVLDGLTAPDLVRRPEGDGGRGNPIGWLVWHLLRVQDDHVAEAFGTGQVWTDDGWADRFGLDLDPADTGFGHSPEQVDAVRTTPALLTGYGEAVHARTTGHLRNLTDDDLSRVLPPTYGEGVTLGERLVSVLGDDLQHAGQAAYLRGLFGR; encoded by the coding sequence ATGACGACCTCCGCGGAGCTACTCGAAGACCACTTCGGCCGCGTCGACGAGCTCGTGCACGACGTGCTCGACGGCCTCACCGCACCGGACCTCGTGCGCCGGCCGGAGGGCGACGGCGGCCGGGGCAACCCGATCGGCTGGCTGGTCTGGCACCTGCTGCGGGTCCAGGACGACCACGTCGCCGAGGCGTTCGGCACCGGCCAGGTCTGGACCGACGACGGGTGGGCCGACCGGTTCGGCCTCGACCTCGATCCCGCCGACACCGGCTTCGGCCACTCGCCGGAGCAGGTGGACGCCGTCCGGACCACGCCCGCGCTGCTGACCGGGTACGGCGAGGCCGTGCACGCCCGCACCACCGGCCACCTGCGCAACCTCACCGACGACGACCTGTCCCGGGTGCTCCCCCCGACCTACGGCGAGGGGGTCACGCTCGGCGAGCGGCTGGTCAGCGTGCTCGGCGACGACCTGCAGCACGCCGGCCAGGCGGCCTACCTGCGCGGCCTGTTCGGCCGCTGA
- the aac(3) gene encoding aminoglycoside 3-N-acetyltransferase — protein sequence MPAPPWPHTRADLAEDLRALGLGAGQAVLAHAGIRSLGPLLDGPDTLIDALLDAVAPGGTVLAYTDWQAPYLEFLDDGRVPDGLRPHVPPFDPAASRAIRDNGAFPEFLRTRPGARRSGSPGASIAALGADAEHFVRDHPLDYGYGTGSPLARLVAAGGKVAMVGAPWDTMTLLHHAEHLADLPGKRVTRYEVPLAAPGATVWHTVEEFDTSVPVTAAFRDDHFDRIVTDFVAGGGGRRGPVGEADTLVVDAADICAFAVRWLEERGR from the coding sequence ATGCCCGCCCCGCCGTGGCCGCACACCCGCGCCGACCTGGCCGAGGACCTGCGCGCACTCGGGCTCGGCGCCGGGCAGGCGGTGCTCGCGCATGCGGGGATCCGCTCGCTCGGCCCGCTGCTCGACGGGCCGGACACGCTGATCGACGCGCTGCTCGACGCCGTCGCACCGGGCGGGACCGTGCTGGCCTACACCGACTGGCAGGCGCCCTACCTGGAGTTCCTCGACGACGGCCGGGTCCCGGACGGCCTGCGCCCGCACGTGCCGCCCTTCGACCCGGCGGCCTCCCGGGCGATCCGGGACAACGGCGCGTTCCCGGAGTTCCTGCGCACCCGGCCCGGCGCGCGGCGCAGTGGCTCGCCGGGCGCCTCGATCGCGGCGCTCGGCGCGGATGCGGAACACTTCGTCCGCGACCACCCGCTGGACTACGGCTACGGCACCGGCTCCCCGCTGGCGCGGCTCGTCGCGGCCGGTGGGAAGGTCGCGATGGTCGGCGCGCCGTGGGACACGATGACGCTGCTGCACCACGCCGAGCACCTCGCCGACCTGCCGGGCAAGCGGGTCACCCGGTACGAGGTGCCGCTGGCCGCGCCCGGCGCGACGGTGTGGCACACGGTCGAGGAGTTCGACACGAGCGTCCCGGTGACAGCCGCGTTCCGTGACGACCACTTCGACCGGATCGTCACCGACTTCGTGGCCGGTGGCGGCGGTCGCCGGGGCCCGGTCGGGGAGGCGGACACGCTGGTCGTCGACGCGGCCGACATCTGCGCGTTCGCCGTGCGGTGGCTGGAGGAGCGTGGCCGCTGA
- a CDS encoding LysR family transcriptional regulator yields the protein MSSAPTSVPDLTALAVLVAVARTGSLATAAGELGLSVQAANARIRAVEQQVGAPVLERGARGRRSSRLTPRGALLAGWAGPVLAAAHDLDAAVAALRPPRGEDPVVVVAAGPTAAEGLLPAWLVELRDGPGGQVTLLATDDPATAVRDGDAAVGIVETAGPLDKLHATTVVTDTLVVVVPPGHPWAGGAGVDAAELAGSALVTRGRGAGSRPALEAALAAAAPDVPVAAPARELATDAAVRAAVRGGAGPAVLPRRVVTADLAAGALVEVPVRGAELTLEFRAVWQEGTSLQGTARDLLRIATGGRIR from the coding sequence ATGTCCTCCGCACCCACCTCCGTCCCCGACCTGACCGCGCTGGCCGTGCTCGTCGCGGTCGCCCGCACCGGCAGCCTGGCGACCGCCGCGGGCGAGCTCGGCCTGTCCGTGCAGGCCGCCAACGCCCGCATCCGGGCGGTGGAGCAGCAGGTCGGCGCGCCCGTCCTGGAGCGCGGCGCGCGCGGGCGGCGGTCCAGCCGGCTGACCCCGCGCGGGGCGCTGCTGGCCGGGTGGGCCGGCCCGGTGCTCGCCGCCGCCCACGACCTCGACGCCGCGGTCGCCGCGCTGCGGCCGCCCCGCGGCGAGGACCCGGTCGTCGTGGTGGCGGCCGGGCCGACGGCAGCGGAGGGCCTGCTCCCGGCCTGGCTGGTCGAGCTGCGTGACGGGCCCGGCGGGCAGGTGACCCTGCTCGCCACCGACGACCCGGCCACCGCGGTCCGGGACGGCGACGCGGCCGTCGGCATCGTCGAGACCGCCGGGCCGCTGGACAAGCTGCACGCGACGACCGTCGTCACCGACACGCTGGTCGTCGTGGTCCCGCCGGGTCACCCGTGGGCAGGCGGCGCCGGGGTGGACGCCGCCGAGCTCGCCGGCAGCGCCCTGGTCACCCGGGGCCGGGGTGCCGGGTCCCGGCCGGCGCTGGAGGCGGCGCTCGCCGCGGCGGCGCCGGACGTGCCGGTCGCGGCCCCGGCCCGCGAGCTCGCCACCGACGCCGCCGTCCGGGCCGCCGTGCGCGGCGGCGCCGGGCCGGCCGTGCTCCCGCGCCGGGTGGTCACCGCCGACCTCGCCGCCGGCGCCCTGGTCGAGGTGCCGGTGCGCGGCGCCGAGCTCACCCTCGAGTTCCGTGCCGTCTGGCAGGAGGGCACCTCACTGCAGGGCACGGCCCGCGACCTGCTGCGGATCGCCACCGGCGGCCGGATCCGCTGA
- a CDS encoding MFS transporter, which translates to MSARTAVRDLSGRTFAALSGRNYRLWFGGQSISMVGTWMQSVAQSWLVYELSGSAAVLGTVIAVQTLPTLLLGPYAGVWVDRLDRRRLMIGLQSLMGLQALALAVLTLTGTVALWHVYVLAAVLGLNKAFENPARQTFVHELVGPGDLRNAVTLNSVLTNAARAVGPAVAGLVIVAGGTGMCFALNAASFVAVVSSLLRLDVSALTAAEPAPRAPGQLREGLAHVRGKPELRVPLLMMALIGCLAYEFPVVLPVVASETFGGDAATYGYLTGAMGAGAVLGGLVVAGRGRTGLRSLVGTALLFGAALGLAAAAPALWVALIAMGLVGTASVAFMSGGNSTLQLAAAPHLRGRVMALWSVAFLGSTPIGGPIAGWVAEHLGGRGGLALGAVACLVAAALGWPAARRAGSADPAAGGDPQQVAGRALQ; encoded by the coding sequence GTGAGCGCCCGGACCGCGGTCCGGGACCTCTCCGGGCGGACCTTCGCCGCCCTCTCCGGCCGGAACTACCGGCTGTGGTTCGGCGGCCAGTCGATCTCGATGGTCGGCACCTGGATGCAGTCGGTGGCGCAGTCCTGGCTGGTCTACGAGCTGAGCGGGTCCGCGGCCGTGCTCGGCACCGTGATCGCGGTCCAGACCCTGCCCACCCTGCTGCTCGGCCCGTACGCCGGGGTCTGGGTGGACCGGCTCGACCGGCGGCGGCTCATGATCGGCCTGCAGTCGCTGATGGGCCTGCAGGCGCTGGCGCTCGCCGTCCTCACCCTCACCGGGACCGTCGCGCTGTGGCACGTCTACGTCCTGGCCGCCGTGCTCGGGCTGAACAAGGCGTTCGAGAACCCGGCCCGCCAGACGTTCGTGCACGAGCTGGTGGGCCCCGGGGACCTGCGCAACGCCGTCACCCTCAACTCGGTGCTCACCAACGCGGCCCGCGCGGTCGGCCCGGCCGTCGCCGGGCTGGTGATCGTCGCCGGCGGGACCGGGATGTGCTTCGCGCTCAACGCGGCGAGCTTCGTCGCGGTCGTGTCCTCGCTGCTGCGCCTCGACGTCTCCGCGCTCACCGCGGCCGAGCCCGCGCCGCGCGCACCCGGCCAGCTGCGGGAGGGTCTCGCCCACGTCCGCGGCAAACCCGAGCTGCGGGTGCCGCTGCTGATGATGGCGCTCATCGGCTGCCTGGCCTACGAGTTCCCGGTCGTGCTGCCGGTCGTGGCGTCGGAGACCTTCGGCGGCGACGCCGCCACCTACGGCTACCTCACCGGCGCGATGGGGGCCGGCGCGGTGCTCGGCGGGCTGGTCGTCGCGGGCCGGGGCCGGACCGGGCTGCGGTCCCTGGTGGGGACCGCGCTCCTGTTCGGCGCGGCGCTGGGCCTCGCCGCGGCCGCGCCGGCGCTGTGGGTCGCGCTGATCGCGATGGGCCTGGTCGGGACGGCGAGCGTCGCGTTCATGTCCGGCGGCAACAGCACCCTGCAGCTCGCCGCCGCCCCGCACCTGCGCGGCCGGGTGATGGCGCTGTGGTCGGTCGCCTTCCTCGGGTCGACACCGATCGGCGGTCCGATCGCGGGCTGGGTGGCCGAGCACCTCGGGGGGCGCGGCGGGCTCGCACTGGGTGCGGTGGCGTGCCTCGTCGCCGCGGCCCTCGGATGGCCGGCCGCCCGCCGGGCGGGGTCAGCGGATCCGGCCGCCGGTGGCGATCCGCAGCAGGTCGCGGGCCGTGCCCTGCAGTGA
- a CDS encoding MarR family winged helix-turn-helix transcriptional regulator, whose translation MSGLDPDELTRLRVDLARIARGLDRHSRGSELTRTQVSVLGTVVVRGPIGMGELATIEGLNPTMLSRLTGKLEAAGLLVRDADPADRRAVRVAATEAGTAEHGRQREERARLLARHVDGLPEHHVDGLRAALPALDALATSLRDPR comes from the coding sequence ATGAGCGGACTCGACCCCGACGAGCTCACCCGGCTGCGCGTGGACCTGGCCCGGATCGCGCGCGGGCTCGACCGGCACTCCCGCGGGTCGGAGCTCACCCGCACCCAGGTCTCCGTGCTCGGGACGGTGGTCGTGCGCGGGCCGATCGGGATGGGGGAGCTCGCGACGATCGAGGGGCTGAACCCGACGATGCTGTCCCGGCTCACCGGGAAGCTCGAGGCCGCCGGGCTGCTCGTGCGCGACGCCGACCCCGCCGACCGGCGCGCCGTGCGGGTCGCCGCCACCGAGGCCGGCACCGCCGAGCACGGGCGCCAGCGCGAGGAGCGCGCCCGGCTGCTGGCCCGGCACGTCGACGGCCTGCCCGAACACCACGTCGACGGCCTGCGCGCCGCGCTGCCCGCCCTGGACGCGCTCGCGACCTCGCTGCGGGACCCGCGGTGA
- a CDS encoding nucleoside deaminase yields the protein MDERDREHLRRCVELAEEALDAGDEPFGSVLVDPSGVVRAEDRNRVAGGDRTRHPEFALARRATELLTPAERAGATVYTSGEHCPMCAAAHAWVGLGRIVYASSTAQLTAWLRELGAPPGPVRPLPVPEVAPGVRVEGPDPDLAPRVRALHERFHRGS from the coding sequence ATGGACGAGCGCGACCGGGAGCACCTGCGACGCTGCGTCGAGCTGGCCGAGGAGGCCCTCGACGCGGGCGACGAGCCGTTCGGCTCGGTGCTGGTCGACCCGTCCGGCGTGGTGCGGGCCGAGGACCGCAACCGGGTCGCCGGCGGCGACCGGACCCGGCACCCGGAGTTCGCGCTGGCCCGCCGGGCGACCGAGCTGCTGACACCCGCCGAGCGTGCCGGCGCCACCGTCTACACCTCGGGCGAGCACTGCCCGATGTGCGCCGCCGCGCACGCGTGGGTGGGGCTGGGCCGGATCGTGTACGCGAGCTCGACCGCGCAGCTCACCGCCTGGCTGCGGGAGCTCGGGGCGCCGCCGGGCCCGGTACGGCCGCTGCCGGTCCCCGAGGTGGCACCGGGGGTGCGGGTCGAGGGGCCCGACCCGGACCTCGCGCCGCGGGTCCGGGCCCTGCACGAACGGTTCCACCGCGGGAGCTGA